From a region of the Pontixanthobacter gangjinensis genome:
- the mnmE gene encoding tRNA uridine-5-carboxymethylaminomethyl(34) synthesis GTPase MnmE has translation MMDTIYALSSGSPPAGIAVIRVSGSKAGPALQSLAGKLPEARRASVATLRDAQGEVLDHAMVLWLPGPSTVTGEDIAELHLHGGRAVVAAAENVLSMVTGLRKAQPGEFTRRAFANGKMDLAEAEGLADLLSAETELHRRSAMAMVGGALSRQIEGWRETVLHLSAQVEAALDFSDEDDVSSLPAVFHQQVSDFKQELETWLLRPRADKLRDGFRVVLAGPPNAGKSTLFNAMLGDEAAITAETAGTTRDVLERPVALEGIPFTFVDTAGLRNDSQDSIEAIGIARAVAQTEIADLVLWLGREGQGPKGSWEIDAKCDWLDREAKHSPIASLSALSGEGLDQLIGLLIDYARSSMPAPGAVALNARQHGLIAEAKNALEQLGEQEDPLLIAEQLRLARLAFDRLIGRTSTEDMLDALFGRFCIGK, from the coding sequence TTGATGGACACAATTTACGCCCTTTCAAGCGGAAGTCCGCCAGCAGGTATTGCCGTGATCCGTGTCAGTGGCAGCAAGGCTGGCCCGGCGTTGCAGAGCTTGGCTGGAAAATTGCCAGAAGCACGGAGAGCGAGCGTGGCAACCTTGCGCGATGCTCAAGGCGAAGTGCTCGACCATGCGATGGTCTTATGGCTACCTGGTCCATCAACTGTGACCGGCGAGGATATTGCCGAACTCCACCTTCACGGGGGTAGGGCGGTAGTCGCAGCGGCCGAGAACGTGTTGTCGATGGTAACGGGCTTGCGCAAAGCGCAGCCCGGAGAATTCACCCGCCGCGCCTTTGCCAATGGCAAGATGGATTTGGCCGAAGCTGAAGGTCTCGCAGACTTGTTATCGGCCGAAACAGAACTGCACCGCCGATCTGCGATGGCGATGGTGGGTGGCGCCTTATCACGGCAGATTGAAGGTTGGCGTGAGACGGTTCTGCATCTCTCGGCACAAGTGGAAGCAGCGCTCGATTTTTCCGATGAGGACGATGTTTCCAGTCTCCCAGCGGTGTTTCACCAACAAGTGTCTGATTTTAAACAAGAACTGGAAACATGGCTGTTAAGGCCCCGAGCGGACAAACTGCGTGATGGATTCAGAGTGGTTCTTGCGGGTCCTCCTAATGCCGGAAAATCCACTCTTTTCAATGCAATGCTTGGCGATGAAGCGGCAATAACAGCAGAAACGGCAGGCACTACCAGGGATGTCCTAGAGCGGCCTGTCGCACTTGAAGGAATTCCGTTCACTTTTGTCGACACTGCTGGGCTTCGCAATGACAGCCAAGATTCGATTGAGGCAATTGGTATTGCGCGAGCGGTCGCGCAAACCGAGATTGCGGATCTGGTGTTGTGGCTCGGACGGGAGGGACAGGGCCCGAAGGGGTCTTGGGAGATTGATGCGAAGTGTGATTGGTTGGATCGTGAGGCGAAGCATTCACCGATCGCCTCTCTGTCCGCTTTGTCTGGTGAGGGGTTAGATCAGTTGATCGGGCTGCTAATCGACTATGCGCGGAGTTCCATGCCGGCTCCAGGCGCCGTCGCACTCAACGCGCGTCAGCATGGATTAATTGCAGAAGCCAAAAACGCGCTGGAGCAATTAGGTGAGCAAGAAGACCCTCTGCTGATCGCAGAGCAACTGCGGCTAGCAAGACTTGCGTTTGATCGTTTGATAGGTCGAACCTCGACTGAGGATATGCTTGACGCGTTATTTGGACGATTTTGTATCGGCAAATGA
- a CDS encoding DUF6489 family protein yields MKVQIEIDCSPEEARSFMGLPDVSKANDLYVDTVTKAMKGVSNPEQLQQFAKQLAPMGQVGFKMFQNFVEGAVAGGLGGTKPSKKD; encoded by the coding sequence ATGAAGGTCCAGATCGAAATCGATTGTTCGCCAGAGGAGGCGCGGAGCTTCATGGGATTGCCCGATGTATCGAAGGCTAATGATCTGTATGTCGACACCGTGACCAAAGCGATGAAGGGCGTCAGCAACCCAGAGCAATTGCAACAATTCGCTAAACAGCTCGCTCCGATGGGGCAAGTTGGCTTCAAGATGTTCCAGAATTTTGTTGAAGGCGCGGTCGCGGGCGGCCTTGGTGGCACGAAACCTTCCAAGAAAGATTGA